The genomic region GGCGGTGGATATACCCTCCGGTCTTGCTTCCGATTCGGGTGAAAGGCTGGGCGAGTCCATCCGGGCCGACTACACCGTCACCTTCACCGCTCCCAAGGTCGGCCAAATTTTTCCTCCGAACTGCGAGCAGGTCGGCAAGCTCGTCGTCGTTCCCATCGGCACGCCTCGGGAAGCGCTCGACCTGGACAAAAGCCTCTTTCTCCACCTGATTGATCCTCAGGAGCTGAAACGAATCTCGCTGCGTCGCCGGGCAGCCGCCCACAAGGGCGATTTCGGCCACGTCCTGTTGATTGCCGGTTCGCGGGGCAAAACGGGAGCGGCGGCCATGGCAGCCAAGGCGGCGCTGCGGGCGGGCTCGGGATTGGTCACCGTGGCCACGCCGGCCGGCATGCTTCCCAGCGTCGCCTCGATGCTGGGGGAAATGATGACGGAGCCTCTGCCGGACACGGAGTCGGGAACGATCAGCGCTCGGGCAGCCGAAGAAAACTGCTTGGCCAAAATTTTGGAGGGCAAGTCGGTGGTGGCGCTGGGGCCGGGTATCTCGACCCACCGGGAAACGGTCGCCTTTGTCCAGCGGGTTGTCGCGAGCGTCTCGCTGCCCTTGATCCTCGACGCCGATGGCCTGAACGCCTTTGCCGCATGCCCCGATCGTTTGGAGGATAGAAAGGCAGCGGCCCTCGTTTTGACCCCGCATCCGGGAGAAATGGGCCGGCTGGCCGGGGTGAGCGCAAGGGAAGTCCAGGGCCGGCGAATGGAAATTGCCCGCGACTTCGCCATCAGGCATAAGCTCTATGTCATTCTCAAGGGTTACCGCACCTTGGTGGCGACACCCGCCGGGCTGGTCTTTGTCAACCCCACGGGAAATCCGGGGATGGCCACCGGCGGAGCGGGAGATGTGCTGACAGGATTGCTCGCTGGCCTCCTCGCCCAGTTTGGCATCGCGCGCTTGGAGGAGGTTCTCTGCCTGGGAGTCTATCTGCATGGGCTGGCTGGCGATATGGCGGCACGGGAGAGAGGCGAGGCATCCTTGATCGCCTCCGATATCACCGAATCCTTTCCCAGGGCGGTACGGGCGCTCGAGCAGGAGGAGAGTGGCGGCTAGCGCCGTTCCCACTCGACGCTGCTTGCCAACGCTGCCGGATCACCCCGCCAAGGCGGGGGACACACCACCGGGCGAGATGATTCCTCCCGGCGATCCTGTGACAAGGCGGTGGAACGGCGTGAGGGAGGAGTTTGTTTCGCATTCGGCTGAGGAGACGATTGCTTTTGGCCGAAGCTTGGCGGGCAGGATCGAGAGTCCGCTCCTGATTCTTCTTGTTGGTGAACTGGGATCCGGAAAGACAACCCTGGCCAAAGGGATTGTCAGCGGCCTCGGCGGCGCCGCCGAATACGACGTGACCAGCCCCTCTTTTACCCTGGTGCGCGAGTACCGCGGCAGGATTCGCCTCTTCCACGTGGACCTCTATCGCGTGGAAAGCAGGCATGATTTG from Candidatus Acidiferrales bacterium harbors:
- a CDS encoding NAD(P)H-hydrate dehydratase — its product is MKVLTAAQMREADRISTQRYGLPSILLMENAGARVVEFLEKEFPDLAKRRIAVFCGKGNNGGDGLVVARQLRMRGILPKVALLGDPNELKGDARLNFDILSKIGFLPYVVRTLDEWIGLKPDLLGSSLIIDAILGTGLAGPAEGLYLEVIRDINLSFTGAAVVAVDIPSGLASDSGERLGESIRADYTVTFTAPKVGQIFPPNCEQVGKLVVVPIGTPREALDLDKSLFLHLIDPQELKRISLRRRAAAHKGDFGHVLLIAGSRGKTGAAAMAAKAALRAGSGLVTVATPAGMLPSVASMLGEMMTEPLPDTESGTISARAAEENCLAKILEGKSVVALGPGISTHRETVAFVQRVVASVSLPLILDADGLNAFAACPDRLEDRKAAALVLTPHPGEMGRLAGVSAREVQGRRMEIARDFAIRHKLYVILKGYRTLVATPAGLVFVNPTGNPGMATGGAGDVLTGLLAGLLAQFGIARLEEVLCLGVYLHGLAGDMAARERGEASLIASDITESFPRAVRALEQEESGG
- the tsaE gene encoding tRNA (adenosine(37)-N6)-threonylcarbamoyltransferase complex ATPase subunit type 1 TsaE, translated to MAASAVPTRRCLPTLPDHPAKAGDTPPGEMIPPGDPVTRRWNGVREEFVSHSAEETIAFGRSLAGRIESPLLILLVGELGSGKTTLAKGIVSGLGGAAEYDVTSPSFTLVREYRGRIRLFHVDLYRVESRHDLETLGLEDLLAEEAVILVEWGEKLRPPVNVPTWRIDFEILEDLSRRLLLAN